In the Arachis ipaensis cultivar K30076 chromosome B04, Araip1.1, whole genome shotgun sequence genome, CTTAGTGGAAGAATTCTATCCTTATATACATGTGTTCTTACATAACTAACTTCCATATATAACTAACAGAATTACCAGCTCTGCCAAACTAACTAACCACCACTAACTGTATTAAAAAGTTCTGACTAACTGAGTTTTGTTAAATATCTAAATACATATTGCTTATAGGGTATGGCCTAAGCTATATCAGATAACAGCACGTCGTCAAGACATGATGAAACAAATAAAGGTAGCAacaaattcataattaaattgcTTAGAAACTGTTAAAATATTTCTGCAGTAAAACATGATCTTGATGGATCTAATGTATAACATAACACCTGTTTTTTCAGTGGAGAATAACACTTGAATTATAGTATTAGAAAAAAGTTAAAAGAAACGATAACCTAGACAAGGGTCCAAAAGAATAAATGCATCCTGATCCGTACCCAGGAATTATGTGGTGAGTAGCAAACTCAAAGATAGGTAATTCTGTTAAAGCAGTCTCACATTCTGGTATTTTAGGTGAGAGCAGTCTATATGAATATCAACCACAGCGAAACAATTCAAGTCGGCACCACTCCACTTGGAATACCTGAATTGAAGAAAAGCATAAACCACACGACAATTATCCAAACGAAGAAGCATAGAAATACCGTTCGAATTTTTTCTGATGACACTTTGTTAAAGCAGTCTGTGTCCTCTGGCATGTTCTTTGTGCTGAGATCCTGTATGGTATACTCAATTATTTCACCAATCAGCTTCCTATAGTGCGGAGCAACATTGGAGGACTTGAGGAGATGAACTTTTGATTTTTTGAGGAAATTAAGAGCAATCTCTGCCTCCACAGAATTGAACTTGAAACCATCCAACTCACAGTCATCAATAGTTGAACCACTTCCTGTTACATCATTGGTAATTTCAGACAGAGTTGTATCCGTTGGAAGCAAGGTCATGGAAGGAGTTTCTTCCAATAAGGTCTGAAATAGAAACATCAAATATATTATCAACAATTTGAATCAGGTAAATCCTCCACTATATGTTCGTATTCCTTTCGTCAGAATCAAAACAGTTGCAATATGCCTAATAAGAATCGCTCTAGTGAAAATTCAACACATCTAAGAAATGTATCACATAAATAATTACACACAACATGCACACCGAAAAATTTTCAAGTCTGCTTAAATTACATTGAAGATCATAAAATTTTATGCACATAAAAGCATTGAACTATGCTTAAATTAGAATCTAATTACAGAAATTATCACAAATATTAGCGATAAATAAACAGATCTAAGAGTGAGAGTTGAGCCACAAAACAACCACACACAGAATATTTTCAAGTAAAACTTAAATTAGATAAAAGAACAGAAAAATTACGAAAACCGCTTATGAAATTTGcgtttaaataaaaaagaaaaaaaaaaggtagaaATACTCAGATTCGAACTTACCTTAGCATCATCGTTGTGGTTTAGGTAGGAGATCTCAGAGATCGGTGAGGAGTCCACGGAATCCTCAGAAACGCAAGTGAATTCTGCATTCAAGTTCTTGCGGGTGATCTGGCTCGAAAGAGAAGAGACAGAAGAATGGAATGTGAGAAAaggaaaaatgaagaagaaaacgGGGGAAATGCGAGCGATTAGGGTTCACAAGGCGTGCCTTACTAGATTTCTTGGAAGAGGGAACTTTGGATTTGGCATGGTGATTCTCTGCGGAGCGAGTAGAGAGAGAGAGCTTCAGTGGTGTTTGGAGTTGGTGATCCTTCATTTGGCGGGAGAAAGCTTTTCTGTGTGAAAGAAAACGTTCAAATCTTTTCTATTTATAGTAAAAAAACGATGGTTTGCATCAGAATGCTGCTACCCTTTAAGGGGATTATTGTCCAGTGGGCCATATACGCcggattttcttttatttttttcaaataggtgaaagaaaggattttttttttaaataaataaaataaacgttttattttctaaaataaacaATTTGTAACATTTTTACTAAAATACACCGTATcacttatctcgtttatagtataaaaaaaataagagtgCACGTATCACATTTATGCTATAAATGAGATAAGGTACAAAACACTAGACGTATTTATTTCATTTACACCGTAAATGagatacataaataattataatgtttacagtgtaaacgagatacattatGACAAATTTTTCGCAACTATAAAAGGATGTGCAACCTTTTGTATTCTTTACAAACATctcatttcttcatctcctccgTTTTTCTTctgaaaaataagccaaaatgtcTAGTGGTGGTAGATATGTGGTTGTAAGTGTGTATCATAATTTTTATATGAGAAATAGTGACACCAGAATCATATTTGAGTGTGATAATCTCATTCTATTGTGCACCTGGCGAGTTGGTTCTTTGTCTAAATTGAAGAGTCTGATATTGAGTAGCGTTCGTGGTAGTGAGAGAAAAGAGATAAGAATGGTGGAGTAGCACTGATGGGAAATAGAGTTTTCTAGTTTTGTCTGTTTTGGCTCCATAGAGACGAGCATGTGTGGCTTATGTTTGACATTCATGGGAGAATCATGGTGGAACAAGTTATGTAGCTTTTTGCGGAGGTCGGTGATTTTGGTGGCAATGAATATGACCACTCGGATTTCGTACAGGATGACCCACCTCTCACATCCCCACTAATACACGTTGCGAGTCCAGTGGAAGACATGGATGTGGATGGTGAGGAATCCGACGAGTAATATGTTGCGAATAGCAACGATAGTGGTTCTTCTGAAGATGATAACGAGGAAGAGTTTGTAGCCGAGACGCCAGTGGAAGTATCAGTTCGGTATCTTCTTCCTGCCTTGTAACCAATTTCGGCCTTATCAGCTGTACCCAATAACTATCAGACGTTGGATCTAGACGCGATGTGCGAGAAAACTCTGTTTTCCAACACGGGTGAAGATGATTACAACTTAGACGGTGGTGTGGAGTTTAGGGTTGGCCACATATTTAAGATTATAGATGCAAGGATGCAGGACATGAAGAATTACAGCATCCGTAGAAGTGTTTAGTACCGAGTAGTGGAGTCGAACCGATTAAATTACCATGTTCTTTGCCGATAATATGCAGCTGGATGCCTGTGGAGTCTCCGTATTTCCCTCCGATAGAATTTCGGATATTGGCGAGGCCTCGTTTAACTGTGGTGTAATTAATATCATTTATCATTGTTATATTTTGTGTAAATGCCAACCATGTGTGTGTTATTTCATTAGGGAGGTGTGTAGGCCGTAGTGTTGGAGGAGCGCACACGTGTTTAGCACCAACTGTGTCTCAAGACCATCGACAGTTGGACAGCAGCCTCATCTGCCGTGTCATTCTGCCAATGATAAGTCCAACCCATCCGTCAGCATCGCTGTACTACAAGGTACAGTTAGAcaaagctatcacttcaaaccctcGTATAGAAAGGTCTGGATAGCAGAACAAAAGGCAATTGCATAGATATACGGCGATTTGGAGGAGTCATACAATAAGATGCCTAAGTTGCTACAAGCACTGCAGAGTTGTTGTCCTGAAACAATAAAGTGCctagttaaataattaataactaaattaataaacagATACTTAATAACTATGTTTAAAGAAAAACAAACCTAAATAAACATCTAAATAACAAATCCATTTCAAAGTATGTCGAAAACCATACACTATCATTAAACCATTGCTAACAATATATTCATTCGCGTAACATATACTGCATACTACTATAAAAGTATCCTAAGTATGGCTACACACGTATgctttaacataaacataaaataaaaaacaataccAACTTCAAAGTCAGCTGCCCCAACAATGTGTCATGTCGCGTTCAGTCGGTTGATGTCCGCATCATATGCATCAGCATACGCCATAATCTCGTAGTAATTTGAAAATTTAGTTAGAAAAAGGTAAAAGTAGGAGAAAAGTTGAAGAAATTGATGTAATAAGGACTCAATAGGCGTTGTGGACGAAATACATATATATAGGCCTCCTCCACTCTTATAAATAAAAGTGCacgtatttcgtttacactgtaaatgaaaaAAGACAGTTATACACCATGTGTACAAAAGTAATACGGCCACATTGTTTTGTGCCTTATCTCGTTTGCATTCTTATTTCATTTAtactataaataaaataagagatacggtgcattttagtaaaaatactacaaattatttattttaaaatataaaacatttattttatttattttaNNNNNNNNNNNNNNNNNNNNNNNNNNNNNNNNNNNNNNNNNNNNNNNNNNNNNNNNNNNNNNNNNNNNNNNNNNNNNNTTGTAGGCAGTTTTACCTAATTTTTAACTTTGtttaaaatcttaattttttaattagatttctATATTgaataaattttaaatcaaatcatTCAATTTGTACATTGTTTAAAACTCTTATATCTAACTTCGCAATATCAAACTAACATGATGATTAATGAGTTATTCTAAAATGTGTTATAGGTTTCAACGGAACTGTGCTAGATCAGGAGATAGATAATAATGGTTATTTAGAGTGAGTTTGTTTTCGCATTGGCACCTCGAGACAGATTGAATTTGAGTTATCTCAAATGAAGTAACATTTAACAGAAGTCAATGACTTCGAAAAAAAAGAGTCTAAACTATAAAATCAATCCTCAGATACGGTCGCTGGTCACCAAACGTAATTGTCGCAAAATTCTAACTTTAAAGATGACGAATTCAGCAATCATAAACAACGGCACACGTATACTGCTTGTATAATATACGAAACTCAAACTGATAACACAATGTAAAGGATTGAGTCAGGAGAGTGGGGGCTATTGCTAAATCAAAATGGCTTGATGAAATTTTTCTTCTAATATTTTAATTAATGGATAAATTTTTCTAATAACAAGTGTTATGATAAGTAGGAGCCTCACGAATTAGTTGTTTTGTCTCTCAGCATTCTCAATAGGTGACACAGCAGAGTGAATGGTATATTCTAGCAACACTGCCAGTGATAGAACCCAATCTTATCCACTGAAACAGTTGCCAGAACACAACATAACACCCCCCGTATAACACAAAGACAAAGCAGACAAAGCCATGCATGTTTACAAGCCGTCCAAAAAGAAAGGGGGGGAAAAGGAGAAAAGAAGAGCATGTTTACATTGGTAGAAACTAGGAAGAGTGAGTCAGTGATCGAGGGCGCTGCGAATGGATAGTGGAGGGTGGAGAAGGGTGCCTCTGGAGATAAGGTCGTGGTTTAAGAATAAAACAATAACAGTTATATCATCGTGAAAATGGCGCCGAACCTTCTTGTCTATCTTCCTCAGGTCTGAATATCTCATTTCTCGTTTTCTTGCTGCTTCCTGTAGTGCAGCCTTCACTAGCCTCTTCGCACTACCCTGCACCCATATACGAGCTTTCTCATCAACTATTATGCCAACGTATAGGTAGACATATAAAATCACATAACAGCTGATTAATAAAATCTCAAAAACTAAAATGCAAAGCCATATCATGATATGGCAACTCTAAAACTTAGTTTTAACCTATAAACTCTTCTGCATCATACCAATAAAGTAAGAGGTAgcaataatgaaaaaggaaatgTCTAAGTGGTTTCCCCTTTATTGAGTTAAGATCATGAGAGcaaaagagaaataaatagaAAGATACACAATCATGGAAATTATGTTATATGAATATTTAACCACTAAGAAGCCCTGTAACGTAGCATGGACTAAATTTGCAGGCATACAGAATGACAATCTTTTCCGCTCAATATTTGCCATAAAAGAATCCTTGCACTCATCTTGGAATTGCATTTTGAATGTTGCCAAGAAAGAATATATAAACAGGAATAGGAAGTGATGAGGATTAAGGAGACTCGAAACTTTAAACTAAATGAATAAAGCTTCAAGCACAAGGCTAGCAGTTGAGACAGGGTGGTCGACTGAACAGTAAATATGTGTGACTTGTGAAACCTATGACACAAGCAACAGAAACTACTCCATTCACAATAGTATTGCAAGAAAATAGGGGGTTACACTCAGATAACCCGTTGTATGAATTGAAActtaaattattaaactaaagcAATTTGTAGCCAGAAAAATGCAGAGAGCAACAACACAATNNNNNNNNNNNNNTACTCAGGTGCTCCCATAAACCATCTGATGCAAATATAAGGAAGGAATCATTTGGTTGGAGAGGATGAGAAATAATAGTTGGATTAGCAGACAAGATAGGCATGTTCATTGGTTCAGGAAGTCTGAATTTGGGATTAATTGGTTCCCGGTTAAACTGCGCATGTTTCATATATACGTCACCTATAGATCTAGAAACCTGCACCAAACATCATGGAAGTG is a window encoding:
- the LOC107637606 gene encoding uncharacterized protein LOC107637606 isoform X1 yields the protein MKDHQLQTPLKLSLSTRSAENHHAKSKVPSSKKSSKITRKNLNAEFTCVSEDSVDSSPISEISYLNHNDDAKTLLEETPSMTLLPTDTTLSEITNDVTGSGSTIDDCELDGFKFNSVEAEIALNFLKKSKVHLLKSSNVAPHYRKLIGEIIEYTIQDLSTKNMPEDTDCFNKVSSEKIRTVFLCFFVWIIVVWFMLFFNSGIPSGVVPT
- the LOC107637606 gene encoding uncharacterized protein LOC107637606 isoform X2 produces the protein MPNPKFPLPRNLITRKNLNAEFTCVSEDSVDSSPISEISYLNHNDDAKTLLEETPSMTLLPTDTTLSEITNDVTGSGSTIDDCELDGFKFNSVEAEIALNFLKKSKVHLLKSSNVAPHYRKLIGEIIEYTIQDLSTKNMPEDTDCFNKVSSEKIRTVFLCFFVWIIVVWFMLFFNSGIPSGVVPT